In Mytilus trossulus isolate FHL-02 chromosome 14, PNRI_Mtr1.1.1.hap1, whole genome shotgun sequence, a genomic segment contains:
- the LOC134695849 gene encoding uncharacterized protein LOC134695849 gives MTTILTGILFVSMCLASTAAFSLSLQSGIIPVSAGTNVKYNKDINLPANSGYDKATGVFTVPTTNGAGTYIISVTMMSGFKSAHLNVMKGTTILGWLFTDKTYNMASLTIDAVLAANEQISVQMKFGSELFDVYNTFSVTKIA, from the exons ATGACTACTATTCTAACAGGGATCTTGTTTGTGTCGATGTGTCTTGCAAGTACTG CTGCATTTTCGCTGTCATTACAATCAGGCATCATACCAGTGAGCGCAGGAACTAATGTGAAATACAACAAGGACATTAATCTTCCCGCAAATAGTGGATATGATAAGGCTACGGGTGTTTTTACTGTTCCAACTACTAACGGAGCTGGTACTTACATAATATCTGTTACCATGATGTCTGGCTTTAAATCCGCTCACCTTAATGTAATGAAGGGAACAACTATTTTGGGGTGGCTTTTCACTGATAAAACTTATAACATGGCATCACTAACTATCGACGCTGTTCTGGCAGCCAACGAGCAGATTTCTGTACAGATGAAGTTTGGATCGGAGTTGTTTGATGTTTATAACACTTTCAGCGTAACTAAGATAGCCTAA
- the LOC134697607 gene encoding uncharacterized protein LOC134697607, producing the protein MTSSTWKRRGEGGGGGEEKISLSTSKTIIMTPILTGILFVSMCLASTAAFSLSLQSGIIPVTQGTNVKYDKDINAPALGDGYDRATGVFTVPTTGAGTYLISVSMMSGFKSAHLNVMKGTTVLGWLFTDKTYNMASLTIDALLAANDQMSVQMKFGSELFDVYNTFSVTKI; encoded by the exons ATGACGAGTAGCACGTGGAAGAGGAGAGGAGAAGGAGGAGGAGGTGGGGAGGAGAAG ATAAGCTTATCAACTTCAAAGACAATTATAATGACTCCGATTCTAACAGGGATCTTGTTTGTTTCGATGTGTCTTGCAAGTACTG ctGCATTTTCACTGTCATTACAATCAGGCATCATACCAGTGACCCAAGGGACTAATGTCAAATACGACAAGGACATTAACGCTCCTGCCTTAGGTGATGGATATGATCGGGCTACGGGTGTTTTTACTGTTCCAACTACTGGAGCTGGTACTTACTTAATATCTGTTAGCATGATGTCTGGCTTTAAATCCGCTCACCTTAATGTAATGAAGGGAACAACTGTTTTGGGGTGGCTTTTTACTGATAAAACCTATAACATGGCATCACTAACTATCGACGCTCTTCTGGCAGCCAACGACCAGATGTCTGTACAGATGAAGTTTGGATCGGAGTTGTTTGATGTTTATAACACTTTCAGCGTAACTAAGATATGA